A region of Peromyscus eremicus unplaced genomic scaffold, PerEre_H2_v1 PerEre#2#unplaced_106, whole genome shotgun sequence DNA encodes the following proteins:
- the LOC131901526 gene encoding vomeronasal type-2 receptor 116-like isoform X6 codes for MITGPMLTPSMSLAQFFELYRYPHVLQLTYGPFHPILSDREQFPSLYQMAPKDTALALAMVSLMIRINWNWVGLVISDDDQGLQFLSDLRGESEVQRVCLAFVIVIPVNMDLYMSRAEVYNKQIETSSTNVVIIYGDIDSTLAVCFRMWVSQGIQRIWVTTSQWDVTTSKRDFTVDSFHGTLAIAHHHAEISGFKNFVQTLNSSKYTDLFLARLGWMYFSCEASTSNCKTLENCSFNASLEWLKLQSFDMAFSDDAYDIYNAVYATAHALHEMLLQQVENQPINTLREPNSDCSQLHLFLKKMHFVNPVGDVINMNQKEKLQADYGIYHISNFPHGVGLKVKIGKFKPYFPHGQQLHLYEDMIEWATGSRQMPSAVCSVDCPPGFIKIHQEGMAACCFDCTPCPANEISNETDMDQCTKCPEDQYANAEQNHCLYKDVTFLAFDDPLGVTLSSMALCLSAFTILVLGIFVKHQDTPIVKANNLTLSYILLISLIFCFLCSLLFIGHPNSVTCILQQITYGILFTVAVSTVLAKTITVVLAFKVTTPGRRMKWLLVSGVPNYIIPICTTIQIILCAIWLGTSPPSVDIDAHSEHGHIIIVCNKGSVIAFYSVLGYLGSLALGSFTVAFLARNLPDTFNEAKFLTFSMLLFCSVWVTFLPVYHSTKGKVMVAVEVFSILASSTGLLGCVFVPKCYIILLRPERNSLQKLRERSSSRTHIS; via the exons ATGATTACAGGACCAATGTTAACACCATCCATGAGCCTGGCACAATTTTTTGAGCTCTACAGATATCCAC ATGTCCTTCAGCTCACCTATGGACCTTTCCATCCTATCCTGAGTGATCGTGAACAATTTCCCAGTCTGTATCAGATGGCCCCCAAGGACACAGCTCTAGCCCTGgccatggtctctttgatgatTCGTATCAACTGGAACTGGGTTGGGCTGGTCATCTCAGATGATGACCAGGGTCTCCAATTTCTCTCAGATCTGAGAGGAGAAAGTGAAGTCCAAAGAGTCTGCTTAGCCTTTGTGATCGTGATCCCAGTCAATATGGACTTATACATGTCAAGAGCTGAAGTGTATAACAAGCAAATTGAGACATCATCTACAAATGTTGTTATCATTTATGGTGACATAGACAGTACTCTAGCTGTGTGCTTCAGAATGTGGGTATCACAGGGTATACAGAGAATATGGGTCACCACCTCACAGTGGGATGTCACTACAAGTAAGAGAGACTTCACAGTTGATTCATTCCATGGGACTCTTGCtattgcacaccaccatgctgagatttctggttttaaaaattttgttcagACATTGAACTCTTCCAAATACACAGACCTATTCCTGGCACGACTGGGGTGGATGTACTTTAGCTGTGAAGCCTCCACATCTAACTGTAAGACACTGGAGAACTGCTCATTCAATGCCTCACTGGAATGGTTAAAGCTACAGAGTTTTGACATGGCCTTTAGTGATGATGCTTATGATATATACAACGCTGTGTATGCTACGGCCCATGCTCTCCATGAAATGCTTCTTCAACAAGTAGAAAACCAGCCAATCAACACTCTGAGAGAACCGAATTCTGACTGCTCACAG CTTCACCTATTTCTGAAGAAGATGCACTTTGTTAATCCTGTTGGAGATGTAATAAATatgaatcagaaagaaaaactgcAAGCAGACTATGGCATTTACCACATTTCTAATTTCCCCCATGGTGTTGGACTTAAGGTGAAAATAGGCAAGTTTAAGCCATATTTTCCACATGGTCAACAGCTCCATTTatatgaagatatgatagagtGGGCCACAGGAAGTAGACAG ATGCCCTCTGCTGTGTGCAGTGTTGATTGTCCCCCTGGATTCATTAAAATCCATCAAGAAGGAATGGCAGCCTGCTGTTTTGATTGCACCCCCTGCCCAGCAaatgagatttccaatgagacag ATATGGATCAGTGTACGAAGTGTCCAGAGGACCAGTATGCCAATGCAGAGCAGAACCACTGCCTGTACAAAGATGTGACCTTTCTGGCCTTTGACGACCCCTTGGGGGTGACTCTGTCCAGTATGGCCTTGTGTTTGTCTGCATTCACCATTCTGGTTCTTGGGATCTTTGTGAAGCACCAAGACACTCCCATTGTGAAGGCCAATAACCTCACTCTCAGCTACATCCTGCTCATCTCCctcatcttctgtttcctctgttcttTGCTCTTCATTGGCCATCCCAACTCAGTCACCTGCATCCTGCAGCAAATAACATATGGAATTTTAttcactgtggctgtttccactgtgttggCCAAGACAATTACTGTGGTTTTGGCTTTCAAAGTCACTACTCCTGGAAGAAGGATGAAGTGGCTCCTGGTATCAGGGGTACCTAACTACATCATTCCCATCTGCACCACCATCCAAATTATTCTCTGTGCAATCTGGCTGGGAACATCTCCTCCCTCTGTTGACATTGATGCACACTCTGAGCATGGCCACATCATCATTGTGTGCAACAAGGGCTCAGTAATTGCTTTCTACTCTGTCTTAGGATACTTGGGCTCTCTGGCCCTGGGGAGCTTCACTGTGGCTTTCTTGGCCAGGAATCTccctgacacattcaatgaagccaaatTCTTGACATTCAGCATGCTTTTGTTCTGCAGTGTCTGGGTCACTtttctccctgtctaccacagtaCCAAAGGCAAGgtcatggtggctgtggaggtctTCTCTATCTTAGCCTCCAGTACAGGCTTGTTGGGATGTGTCTTTGTCCCCAAGTGCTACATCATTTTGTTAAGACCAGAGAGAAATTCTCTTCAAAAGTTAAGGGAGAGATCATCTTCCAGAACTCacatttcataa
- the LOC131901526 gene encoding vomeronasal type-2 receptor 116-like isoform X4, which produces MMLTLHFFFWLVNIPFLMSNLTHPKCFWRMKQNEDKHGEVVTGCVFYLIAVQSSEVKVDLKEYFNFILDVLIPPANQQFALPLAFAVDEINRNLYLLPNVSLIFYFFTDLFHDKHAFQKPLLNYICKRKTKCRVMITGPTSGLSLRFLTVFYLMLLPVFYVLQLTYGPFHPILSDREQFPSLYQMAPKDTALALAMVSLMIRINWNWVGLVISDDDQGLQFLSDLRGESEVQRVCLAFVIVIPVNMDLYMSRAEVYNKQIETSSTNVVIIYGDIDSTLAVCFRMWVSQGIQRIWVTTSQWDVTTSKRDFTVDSFHGTLAIAHHHAEISGFKNFVQTLNSSKYTDLFLARLGWMYFSCEASTSNCKTLENCSFNASLEWLKLQSFDMAFSDDAYDIYNAVYATAHALHEMLLQQVENQPINTLREPNSDCSQLHLFLKKMHFVNPVGDVINMNQKEKLQADYGIYHISNFPHGVGLKVKIGKFKPYFPHGQQLHLYEDMIEWATGSRQMPSAVCSVDCPPGFIKIHQEGMAACCFDCTPCPANEISNETDMDQCTKCPEDQYANAEQNHCLYKDVTFLAFDDPLGVTLSSMALCLSAFTILVLGIFVKHQDTPIVKANNLTLSYILLISLIFCFLCSLLFIGHPNSVTCILQQITYGILFTVAVSTVLAKTITVVLAFKVTTPGRRMKWLLVSGVPNYIIPICTTIQIILCAIWLGTSPPSVDIDAHSEHGHIIIVCNKGSVIAFYSVLGYLGSLALGSFTVAFLARNLPDTFNEAKFLTFSMLLFCSVWVTFLPVYHSTKGKVMVAVEVFSILASSTGLLGCVFVPKCYIILLRPERNSLQKLRERSSSRTHIS; this is translated from the exons AATACCACCAGCAAATCAACAGTTTGCTCTGCCTTTGGCTTTTGCTGTGGACGAAATCAACAGGAATCTATATCTTCTACCAAATGTGTCTCTCATATTTTACTTCTTCACAGACCTTTTTCATGATAAACATGCATTTCAAAA ACCTCTTCTTAACTACATCTGTAAACGTAAGACCAAATGTCGTGTAATGATTACAGGACCA ACCTCAGGGCTCTCATTGAGATTTCTGACAGTCTTCTACCTCATGCTGCTCCCTGTGTTTTATGTCCTTCAGCTCACCTATGGACCTTTCCATCCTATCCTGAGTGATCGTGAACAATTTCCCAGTCTGTATCAGATGGCCCCCAAGGACACAGCTCTAGCCCTGgccatggtctctttgatgatTCGTATCAACTGGAACTGGGTTGGGCTGGTCATCTCAGATGATGACCAGGGTCTCCAATTTCTCTCAGATCTGAGAGGAGAAAGTGAAGTCCAAAGAGTCTGCTTAGCCTTTGTGATCGTGATCCCAGTCAATATGGACTTATACATGTCAAGAGCTGAAGTGTATAACAAGCAAATTGAGACATCATCTACAAATGTTGTTATCATTTATGGTGACATAGACAGTACTCTAGCTGTGTGCTTCAGAATGTGGGTATCACAGGGTATACAGAGAATATGGGTCACCACCTCACAGTGGGATGTCACTACAAGTAAGAGAGACTTCACAGTTGATTCATTCCATGGGACTCTTGCtattgcacaccaccatgctgagatttctggttttaaaaattttgttcagACATTGAACTCTTCCAAATACACAGACCTATTCCTGGCACGACTGGGGTGGATGTACTTTAGCTGTGAAGCCTCCACATCTAACTGTAAGACACTGGAGAACTGCTCATTCAATGCCTCACTGGAATGGTTAAAGCTACAGAGTTTTGACATGGCCTTTAGTGATGATGCTTATGATATATACAACGCTGTGTATGCTACGGCCCATGCTCTCCATGAAATGCTTCTTCAACAAGTAGAAAACCAGCCAATCAACACTCTGAGAGAACCGAATTCTGACTGCTCACAG CTTCACCTATTTCTGAAGAAGATGCACTTTGTTAATCCTGTTGGAGATGTAATAAATatgaatcagaaagaaaaactgcAAGCAGACTATGGCATTTACCACATTTCTAATTTCCCCCATGGTGTTGGACTTAAGGTGAAAATAGGCAAGTTTAAGCCATATTTTCCACATGGTCAACAGCTCCATTTatatgaagatatgatagagtGGGCCACAGGAAGTAGACAG ATGCCCTCTGCTGTGTGCAGTGTTGATTGTCCCCCTGGATTCATTAAAATCCATCAAGAAGGAATGGCAGCCTGCTGTTTTGATTGCACCCCCTGCCCAGCAaatgagatttccaatgagacag ATATGGATCAGTGTACGAAGTGTCCAGAGGACCAGTATGCCAATGCAGAGCAGAACCACTGCCTGTACAAAGATGTGACCTTTCTGGCCTTTGACGACCCCTTGGGGGTGACTCTGTCCAGTATGGCCTTGTGTTTGTCTGCATTCACCATTCTGGTTCTTGGGATCTTTGTGAAGCACCAAGACACTCCCATTGTGAAGGCCAATAACCTCACTCTCAGCTACATCCTGCTCATCTCCctcatcttctgtttcctctgttcttTGCTCTTCATTGGCCATCCCAACTCAGTCACCTGCATCCTGCAGCAAATAACATATGGAATTTTAttcactgtggctgtttccactgtgttggCCAAGACAATTACTGTGGTTTTGGCTTTCAAAGTCACTACTCCTGGAAGAAGGATGAAGTGGCTCCTGGTATCAGGGGTACCTAACTACATCATTCCCATCTGCACCACCATCCAAATTATTCTCTGTGCAATCTGGCTGGGAACATCTCCTCCCTCTGTTGACATTGATGCACACTCTGAGCATGGCCACATCATCATTGTGTGCAACAAGGGCTCAGTAATTGCTTTCTACTCTGTCTTAGGATACTTGGGCTCTCTGGCCCTGGGGAGCTTCACTGTGGCTTTCTTGGCCAGGAATCTccctgacacattcaatgaagccaaatTCTTGACATTCAGCATGCTTTTGTTCTGCAGTGTCTGGGTCACTtttctccctgtctaccacagtaCCAAAGGCAAGgtcatggtggctgtggaggtctTCTCTATCTTAGCCTCCAGTACAGGCTTGTTGGGATGTGTCTTTGTCCCCAAGTGCTACATCATTTTGTTAAGACCAGAGAGAAATTCTCTTCAAAAGTTAAGGGAGAGATCATCTTCCAGAACTCacatttcataa
- the LOC131901526 gene encoding vomeronasal type-2 receptor 116-like isoform X2, whose protein sequence is MMLTLHFFFWLVNIPFLMSNLTHPKCFWRMKQNEDKHGEVVTGCVFYLIAVQSSEVKVDLKEYFNFILDVLIPPANQQFALPLAFAVDEINRNLYLLPNVSLIFYFFTDLFHDKHAFQKFIYVTTKRHRPLLNYICKRKTKCRVMITGPIFLTVFYLMLLPVFYVLQLTYGPFHPILSDREQFPSLYQMAPKDTALALAMVSLMIRINWNWVGLVISDDDQGLQFLSDLRGESEVQRVCLAFVIVIPVNMDLYMSRAEVYNKQIETSSTNVVIIYGDIDSTLAVCFRMWVSQGIQRIWVTTSQWDVTTSKRDFTVDSFHGTLAIAHHHAEISGFKNFVQTLNSSKYTDLFLARLGWMYFSCEASTSNCKTLENCSFNASLEWLKLQSFDMAFSDDAYDIYNAVYATAHALHEMLLQQVENQPINTLREPNSDCSQLHLFLKKMHFVNPVGDVINMNQKEKLQADYGIYHISNFPHGVGLKVKIGKFKPYFPHGQQLHLYEDMIEWATGSRQMPSAVCSVDCPPGFIKIHQEGMAACCFDCTPCPANEISNETDMDQCTKCPEDQYANAEQNHCLYKDVTFLAFDDPLGVTLSSMALCLSAFTILVLGIFVKHQDTPIVKANNLTLSYILLISLIFCFLCSLLFIGHPNSVTCILQQITYGILFTVAVSTVLAKTITVVLAFKVTTPGRRMKWLLVSGVPNYIIPICTTIQIILCAIWLGTSPPSVDIDAHSEHGHIIIVCNKGSVIAFYSVLGYLGSLALGSFTVAFLARNLPDTFNEAKFLTFSMLLFCSVWVTFLPVYHSTKGKVMVAVEVFSILASSTGLLGCVFVPKCYIILLRPERNSLQKLRERSSSRTHIS, encoded by the exons AATACCACCAGCAAATCAACAGTTTGCTCTGCCTTTGGCTTTTGCTGTGGACGAAATCAACAGGAATCTATATCTTCTACCAAATGTGTCTCTCATATTTTACTTCTTCACAGACCTTTTTCATGATAAACATGCATTTCAAAAGTTCATATACGTTACTACAAAAAGGCATAGACCTCTTCTTAACTACATCTGTAAACGTAAGACCAAATGTCGTGTAATGATTACAGGACCAAT ATTTCTGACAGTCTTCTACCTCATGCTGCTCCCTGTGTTTTATGTCCTTCAGCTCACCTATGGACCTTTCCATCCTATCCTGAGTGATCGTGAACAATTTCCCAGTCTGTATCAGATGGCCCCCAAGGACACAGCTCTAGCCCTGgccatggtctctttgatgatTCGTATCAACTGGAACTGGGTTGGGCTGGTCATCTCAGATGATGACCAGGGTCTCCAATTTCTCTCAGATCTGAGAGGAGAAAGTGAAGTCCAAAGAGTCTGCTTAGCCTTTGTGATCGTGATCCCAGTCAATATGGACTTATACATGTCAAGAGCTGAAGTGTATAACAAGCAAATTGAGACATCATCTACAAATGTTGTTATCATTTATGGTGACATAGACAGTACTCTAGCTGTGTGCTTCAGAATGTGGGTATCACAGGGTATACAGAGAATATGGGTCACCACCTCACAGTGGGATGTCACTACAAGTAAGAGAGACTTCACAGTTGATTCATTCCATGGGACTCTTGCtattgcacaccaccatgctgagatttctggttttaaaaattttgttcagACATTGAACTCTTCCAAATACACAGACCTATTCCTGGCACGACTGGGGTGGATGTACTTTAGCTGTGAAGCCTCCACATCTAACTGTAAGACACTGGAGAACTGCTCATTCAATGCCTCACTGGAATGGTTAAAGCTACAGAGTTTTGACATGGCCTTTAGTGATGATGCTTATGATATATACAACGCTGTGTATGCTACGGCCCATGCTCTCCATGAAATGCTTCTTCAACAAGTAGAAAACCAGCCAATCAACACTCTGAGAGAACCGAATTCTGACTGCTCACAG CTTCACCTATTTCTGAAGAAGATGCACTTTGTTAATCCTGTTGGAGATGTAATAAATatgaatcagaaagaaaaactgcAAGCAGACTATGGCATTTACCACATTTCTAATTTCCCCCATGGTGTTGGACTTAAGGTGAAAATAGGCAAGTTTAAGCCATATTTTCCACATGGTCAACAGCTCCATTTatatgaagatatgatagagtGGGCCACAGGAAGTAGACAG ATGCCCTCTGCTGTGTGCAGTGTTGATTGTCCCCCTGGATTCATTAAAATCCATCAAGAAGGAATGGCAGCCTGCTGTTTTGATTGCACCCCCTGCCCAGCAaatgagatttccaatgagacag ATATGGATCAGTGTACGAAGTGTCCAGAGGACCAGTATGCCAATGCAGAGCAGAACCACTGCCTGTACAAAGATGTGACCTTTCTGGCCTTTGACGACCCCTTGGGGGTGACTCTGTCCAGTATGGCCTTGTGTTTGTCTGCATTCACCATTCTGGTTCTTGGGATCTTTGTGAAGCACCAAGACACTCCCATTGTGAAGGCCAATAACCTCACTCTCAGCTACATCCTGCTCATCTCCctcatcttctgtttcctctgttcttTGCTCTTCATTGGCCATCCCAACTCAGTCACCTGCATCCTGCAGCAAATAACATATGGAATTTTAttcactgtggctgtttccactgtgttggCCAAGACAATTACTGTGGTTTTGGCTTTCAAAGTCACTACTCCTGGAAGAAGGATGAAGTGGCTCCTGGTATCAGGGGTACCTAACTACATCATTCCCATCTGCACCACCATCCAAATTATTCTCTGTGCAATCTGGCTGGGAACATCTCCTCCCTCTGTTGACATTGATGCACACTCTGAGCATGGCCACATCATCATTGTGTGCAACAAGGGCTCAGTAATTGCTTTCTACTCTGTCTTAGGATACTTGGGCTCTCTGGCCCTGGGGAGCTTCACTGTGGCTTTCTTGGCCAGGAATCTccctgacacattcaatgaagccaaatTCTTGACATTCAGCATGCTTTTGTTCTGCAGTGTCTGGGTCACTtttctccctgtctaccacagtaCCAAAGGCAAGgtcatggtggctgtggaggtctTCTCTATCTTAGCCTCCAGTACAGGCTTGTTGGGATGTGTCTTTGTCCCCAAGTGCTACATCATTTTGTTAAGACCAGAGAGAAATTCTCTTCAAAAGTTAAGGGAGAGATCATCTTCCAGAACTCacatttcataa
- the LOC131901526 gene encoding vomeronasal type-2 receptor 116-like isoform X5, which yields MITGPMLTPSMSLAQFFELYRYPQVVLQLTYGPFHPILSDREQFPSLYQMAPKDTALALAMVSLMIRINWNWVGLVISDDDQGLQFLSDLRGESEVQRVCLAFVIVIPVNMDLYMSRAEVYNKQIETSSTNVVIIYGDIDSTLAVCFRMWVSQGIQRIWVTTSQWDVTTSKRDFTVDSFHGTLAIAHHHAEISGFKNFVQTLNSSKYTDLFLARLGWMYFSCEASTSNCKTLENCSFNASLEWLKLQSFDMAFSDDAYDIYNAVYATAHALHEMLLQQVENQPINTLREPNSDCSQLHLFLKKMHFVNPVGDVINMNQKEKLQADYGIYHISNFPHGVGLKVKIGKFKPYFPHGQQLHLYEDMIEWATGSRQMPSAVCSVDCPPGFIKIHQEGMAACCFDCTPCPANEISNETDMDQCTKCPEDQYANAEQNHCLYKDVTFLAFDDPLGVTLSSMALCLSAFTILVLGIFVKHQDTPIVKANNLTLSYILLISLIFCFLCSLLFIGHPNSVTCILQQITYGILFTVAVSTVLAKTITVVLAFKVTTPGRRMKWLLVSGVPNYIIPICTTIQIILCAIWLGTSPPSVDIDAHSEHGHIIIVCNKGSVIAFYSVLGYLGSLALGSFTVAFLARNLPDTFNEAKFLTFSMLLFCSVWVTFLPVYHSTKGKVMVAVEVFSILASSTGLLGCVFVPKCYIILLRPERNSLQKLRERSSSRTHIS from the exons ATGATTACAGGACCAATGTTAACACCATCCATGAGCCTGGCACAATTTTTTGAGCTCTACAGATATCCACAGGT TGTCCTTCAGCTCACCTATGGACCTTTCCATCCTATCCTGAGTGATCGTGAACAATTTCCCAGTCTGTATCAGATGGCCCCCAAGGACACAGCTCTAGCCCTGgccatggtctctttgatgatTCGTATCAACTGGAACTGGGTTGGGCTGGTCATCTCAGATGATGACCAGGGTCTCCAATTTCTCTCAGATCTGAGAGGAGAAAGTGAAGTCCAAAGAGTCTGCTTAGCCTTTGTGATCGTGATCCCAGTCAATATGGACTTATACATGTCAAGAGCTGAAGTGTATAACAAGCAAATTGAGACATCATCTACAAATGTTGTTATCATTTATGGTGACATAGACAGTACTCTAGCTGTGTGCTTCAGAATGTGGGTATCACAGGGTATACAGAGAATATGGGTCACCACCTCACAGTGGGATGTCACTACAAGTAAGAGAGACTTCACAGTTGATTCATTCCATGGGACTCTTGCtattgcacaccaccatgctgagatttctggttttaaaaattttgttcagACATTGAACTCTTCCAAATACACAGACCTATTCCTGGCACGACTGGGGTGGATGTACTTTAGCTGTGAAGCCTCCACATCTAACTGTAAGACACTGGAGAACTGCTCATTCAATGCCTCACTGGAATGGTTAAAGCTACAGAGTTTTGACATGGCCTTTAGTGATGATGCTTATGATATATACAACGCTGTGTATGCTACGGCCCATGCTCTCCATGAAATGCTTCTTCAACAAGTAGAAAACCAGCCAATCAACACTCTGAGAGAACCGAATTCTGACTGCTCACAG CTTCACCTATTTCTGAAGAAGATGCACTTTGTTAATCCTGTTGGAGATGTAATAAATatgaatcagaaagaaaaactgcAAGCAGACTATGGCATTTACCACATTTCTAATTTCCCCCATGGTGTTGGACTTAAGGTGAAAATAGGCAAGTTTAAGCCATATTTTCCACATGGTCAACAGCTCCATTTatatgaagatatgatagagtGGGCCACAGGAAGTAGACAG ATGCCCTCTGCTGTGTGCAGTGTTGATTGTCCCCCTGGATTCATTAAAATCCATCAAGAAGGAATGGCAGCCTGCTGTTTTGATTGCACCCCCTGCCCAGCAaatgagatttccaatgagacag ATATGGATCAGTGTACGAAGTGTCCAGAGGACCAGTATGCCAATGCAGAGCAGAACCACTGCCTGTACAAAGATGTGACCTTTCTGGCCTTTGACGACCCCTTGGGGGTGACTCTGTCCAGTATGGCCTTGTGTTTGTCTGCATTCACCATTCTGGTTCTTGGGATCTTTGTGAAGCACCAAGACACTCCCATTGTGAAGGCCAATAACCTCACTCTCAGCTACATCCTGCTCATCTCCctcatcttctgtttcctctgttcttTGCTCTTCATTGGCCATCCCAACTCAGTCACCTGCATCCTGCAGCAAATAACATATGGAATTTTAttcactgtggctgtttccactgtgttggCCAAGACAATTACTGTGGTTTTGGCTTTCAAAGTCACTACTCCTGGAAGAAGGATGAAGTGGCTCCTGGTATCAGGGGTACCTAACTACATCATTCCCATCTGCACCACCATCCAAATTATTCTCTGTGCAATCTGGCTGGGAACATCTCCTCCCTCTGTTGACATTGATGCACACTCTGAGCATGGCCACATCATCATTGTGTGCAACAAGGGCTCAGTAATTGCTTTCTACTCTGTCTTAGGATACTTGGGCTCTCTGGCCCTGGGGAGCTTCACTGTGGCTTTCTTGGCCAGGAATCTccctgacacattcaatgaagccaaatTCTTGACATTCAGCATGCTTTTGTTCTGCAGTGTCTGGGTCACTtttctccctgtctaccacagtaCCAAAGGCAAGgtcatggtggctgtggaggtctTCTCTATCTTAGCCTCCAGTACAGGCTTGTTGGGATGTGTCTTTGTCCCCAAGTGCTACATCATTTTGTTAAGACCAGAGAGAAATTCTCTTCAAAAGTTAAGGGAGAGATCATCTTCCAGAACTCacatttcataa